CCGCATCATGGAACCGCCCTATGACGCCGTGCCGATCCAGCAGGCCTTGTGGTGGCATCCGGTCCACATGCACGACGCGGCGCACATGTGGCTGCGGGAGACGATGGCCCGGGTCGCCGAGATGATGGAGGCCGGTCGGCCTACGATCTCCTGTCCGCCCAAATGAGGGTGGGGCTTTGTGCTGCATCGGCAAAACACACCGCCGAGCCACGGCCGACGCCGAATGGCGGCCGCCGCGTGGAGCCGGTTTGAGTAGTTGCTGCTGCTCTGGCTGGAAAGGTTCGCCGGCCCGGCCCGTACCAGCGGTGACCATCGCTGCTTGAGCTGCGTGTATCGGGTACGGGGGGAGTGGACGGTCCATGGCTTCGTGGACCTGCCACCGAGCCGACAGATGGAGGGCACTTCGGTCCGTCCGTATCCGGCCTGGCCTCGACAGCGCACACGTGGTCGAGCGTCAGGCCGGCCGGTCAGCGCAGGAGTCTGCGGATGATGGTGGTGGCGGCGCTGATGTCGGTGGGCTGCCCGGTGAGGAGCTCGCGGTAATAGAAGGACTCGGCGACCCGGACGACGGCGTAGGCGAGGGTCGGGGCGTCGATGTCGTCGGGTTCGCCGATCTCGGACTGGATGAGCCGGCTGACGGTCTCGACTATGCGGTCCTGGATGACGCCGTCACGCGAGGTCATCACCCGTAGTGCGGTGTCGGGGTGGTCGGCGACGAACCGACGCATGGCCGGCAGTTGTGCGCTGGTGGTCAGCATGGCGTGAACGAGGTCGGCGACCTTGTCGGCGCCTTGCCCGCGGCTCCGTGGGTAGATCTGGGCGAACTCGGTTGTGGCGATCGCCCAGATCGCCTCGCCGATCAGGCGGTCGCGATCGCCGTAACGCCGATACAGGGTGGCGCGGCCGATGCCGGCCTCGGCAGCCAGCGCCCGTGCGTCGATCCAGCCGTCCCGCAGGAACATCGCGACCGCAGCACGCAGCACCGGCTCGTCCGGGGGCAGCGGAGGCGGAACCTCTTGCGCTTGAGACATCACTGTCCTAGTGTCTCACTTTATCTGACGAGACACATGCGTATCGGTGTCTCACTTTTGGGGAGTTGCCGTGGCCACAGTGAGGCGGACAATGCCGTTCGCGATCTATGTCGTGATATTCGCGGCCCTTGCACTTCAGAGCGACCTCACGGGGTTCATGGTCTGCAACCTGCTTGTGCAACTGGCCGTCTTCGTCGTGGGTGCGTGTCTGCCGGCCCACCGCACCGGGTTCATGTCCTACGTGGATGTGGCCTGGCCGTGGGGCCTCGCCCTGGTCGGGGTGCAGGTCCTGGCGTTCGGCGGCCTGGATTCGCCTGTGGCTGTCGCGACTGCGGCGATCTACCTGCTGATGGGCATGCGTATGGGCGCCTGGGCGCTGCGGTTCATGGTGTTCAAGCGGTTGCCCGGAGAGTTGCCGCGGTACCAGTATCAGCGGCGCCGCTGGGAGCGAGACGGGTTCCGCAACGAGAAGGTGTCGCTCCAAGTCGAGATCATGGTCCAGTGCGGCGCCAACATCGCCGTGCTCGCGGTTCCGGCCGCGCTCGCCACCGTGCGCCCGGCCGGCCTCGATGTCGTGAGTGTCGCGGCGATCGCGCTGTGGGCGGTGTTCTGGGTCTTCGAATCGGTGGCGGACCTGCAGAAGGCCCGTTTCGCCGACCGCACCCGACGAGACGGTGCGCGCCGCACCTGCGACGTCGGGCTGTGGCGCTACAGCCGTCACCCCAACTACTTCGGTCAGTGGATGCAGTGGAGCAGTCTCATCCTGTTGTCGCTGCCAGTGCTGATCGACCGCTGGCCACACCATCACATCGTCTTCGGCCTGCTCACAGCCCTCGCCCTGGCCTGGATCTCCTGGACCACCTACAACATGCTCGTGCACTACACCGGTGCCGTTCCTGCGGAGTATTTCAGCCGGCAACGACGCCCCGACTACATCCGCTATCAGCGCGTCACCAACCGGTTTTTTCCCGGGCCCCGACGGATCACTCATCAGTGAGCCCTTCCTAGTGCCCCATCGGTGACGAGGCAGAGCGGCGGCACGGGCGCCGTGTGCCGGGCGCGCCAGCATCCTCGCGCTCTCGACCGGTGAGCCACCGGCCCTCGAGTCAGACCTCTGGCGAGCCGGGGTCCTCGGTGAGGGTGTTCCGCCCACAGCGATTCTCGACCGCACCCTGCACCGCTTCCGGCTCGCCTCCATCAATGGCAGCAGCCAACAGCTCAACAACCGCCTCCAGGCCATCGAACGGGACACCGGCGCGGCCTGATCGGTACGGCCCGGAACATACCCTGCTGACAAGGGAGTTGACATTCATCACAAGATCACCGGCCAAGGGTGACTACCCGGTGTCACCACCGACTACGGGCCAGAGCCGTTCGTTCTACAGTCCCGCAGGCGAAGATCACCGGTGTGGTGAGGTGAGGACGCCGCGCGAGAGAGCGACGGTGACGGCTGCGGTGCGGTCGTTGACACCCAGTTTGACGAACGTTCGCAGCAGGTGCGTCTTCACCGTCGCTTCGCCGATGTACAGCTGCCGACCGATCTCGCTGTTGGACAGACCCCGCGCGACGAGGCCGAGTACCTGAACCTCGCGTGGGGTCAGCTGCTCCCCGGCCGGCGCCTGAAGGCGAGTCACCAGCCGTGCGGCCACCGGCGGGGCGAGGACGGTTTCACCGCGGGCTGCCGCCCGGATCGCGTCGGTCAGAGTACCGATCGGGGTGTCCTTGAGCAGGTATCCGGTGGCGCCGGCCTCGATCGCCGGCAGGATGTCGGCGTCACCTTCGTAGGTGGTCAGCACGAGCACGCGAATGCCGGGGTGCTCCTGACGGATGCGCGCCGTTGCGGTGGCGCCATCGGTACCCGGCATCCGCAGGTCCATCAGGACGACATCCGGGCGCGTCGTGGAGGCAAGGACGATCGCCTCGTCGCCGGAGCCGGCCTCGCCGACGACCCGCAGGTCCTCGTAGGCCTCGAGCATGCCGCGGAGGCCGAAGCGTACGACGGGATGGTCATCGACAATCAGGATGTGGACAGTCATCGAGCCGGTTCCGCCCGCTCAGTTGTCGGGTGTGGAGCTGAAATCAAGTACAGGCTGCAGGCTACGCGCCGTCTGCGCGGCCGGGGCCGGCGGCAGCTCGACCCGCACCGTGGTGCCCTGGCCGGGAGCCGATCGCACCGTGCAGGTTCCGCCGAAGCTGGAGGCGCGGGTGCGCATGCCCAGCAGGCCGTATCCACCCCGGACGGTGGCCGGGTCGAAGCCCTGGCCGTCATCGGTCACGGCCAGCGCCATGAGGCCGGAATCGTGGCGTAGCTCGATCCGCACCGTCGTGGCGGCGGCGTGCTTGCCGACGTTGGCCAGGGCCTCCTGCGCGGTGCGCAGCAGGGCGATGTCGGTGCCGGTGGATGTGCCGGACCGCTCGCCGACGATCGAGACCTCGACGCGCGTACCCGTGTCGCGAGTATGCCGGGCGGCGAGCCGGTCCAGCGCATCCGCGAGCCCGCGCCCGGTCAGGTCGACCGGGGCCGAAGCGGCGATCAGCGAGCGTGCCTCCGCGAGGTTCTCGCGGGCGGTCTTCTCCAGGATGTCGAGCTGGCCGTCGGCGGCCGTCGGATCACGGAGCAGGGTCGTCCGTGCGACCTGAGCGAGCATGAGGATGCTGGTGAAGCCCTGCGCCAGGGTGTCGTGGATCTCGGCAGCCAGGCGTTCACGTTCGGCATGGACGCCTGCCTCGTGGCCCGCGCGTTCCAATGCGGCCCGCGTCAGGGTCAGTTCCTCGATCAGCGCGGCCCGCTTGCGGTTCTGCTCGCGGATGCCGGTCAGATAGGCGCCCACGAGGATCGTCACGGTCATGGGTACCAGAACGGTCACGCCGACCATCGCCAGCGTGTAGCGGCTGACTCCGACCCGCGCCACCATGGCCCAGGCGAGCTCGGCGTAGAGAACCAACAACAACGGTAGGCGTACCCGCCACCTCGCGACCATCACGAACAGCTGTGGGCAGAGCGCGAACAGCAATGCGCCAGCGATCGGGGCGATGGCGAGCAGAAGCGGGAACGCGACCGCCAGGACGGCGAAATAGGCCGCACCCCAACGCTCGTCGCGGTTTTCCATGGCCCGCGGAGCGACCAAGGCGTAGCAGGCGACGATGACAGCGAGCGTACCGAGGGCCAGCAGGCGTTGTCCGAGCGCCACGGAGACGTCGGCCGCTATGGCGACGGCAAGAGGTATCGCGACGGCGCCGACGAGGACATGCCATCCGACGCGGTAGCGGTAGCCGAAGTCGACGGTGCTGCGCACTGCCACGCCCTGCCCACCTTCGCCCACGGAGATTGGCCGCCAGTTTACGGGCGCCCACGTCCACAGTGGCCGACTCGGCGCCGAGGAACGTCCACGCACCAGTGGAGCCGTGCGTACGTCGATCGGTTGACAACGGGGTCCAACCAAGCGTTGTCGCCGCCGCGCCTCAGAACCGTCACGCTCGTTGTCGAGAACTTCGGCTCCACACCTGGAGGTACCCCATGAAGAAGAACTGGTTCGTCCTCGGCCTGGGCGCACTGCTGGCCTTTATCGGCGTGGGCTGGACGTTGCAGGGACTCGACGTCATGAAGGGCTCGGCGATGAGCGGCGTGACGTTGTGGGCGGTCGTCGGGCCGATCGTGGCGATCGTCGGTCTCGTCGTGCTGGGTGTCGGCTTCGCCCGGCTACGCCGGGTGAGCCGATAAGCGCAGATCAGATGTCCGGTATCGATATAAAGACTCAGATGACAGATCGGCCGACACCGGGAAGACCGCCCAAGCAGTGGTACGGCGAGCTTGCCGGCGTCGCGGCCACCGCACTCGCCCTGGGCCTCGGTGAGCTGGTGGCAGCCGCGACGGGCGGGCCCTCAGCACCCCTCGTGGCGGTGGGTGGCGTCGCCGTGGACGCCGCGCCGACCCCGGTCAAGGAGTTCGCCGTCGCGGTGTTCTACACGTACGACAAGCTGGCGCTGCAGGCGGGAATCGTGCTGGTCTTGGCGGTGTTCGCCGCGTTCATCGGTGTGCTGGCCATGCGCCGGCTCTGGTACGGGCTGGCCGGCGTCGCTGTGTTCGGGATGATCGGCGTACTCGCGTCAGCCACCCGGCCCAGCGCCACGTGGGCGTACCCGCTGCCGACAGTGGCCGGTGCACTGGCCGCTGCCGGCCTCTTGGTGCTGTTGCGCCGCACCCTGCCGCGCCGTGCCGCGGTATCGGCGCAGGACCTGGGGGACGACACCGGCCCAGATACGGACGTGGCGGCACCGGGAACCCACACCCCCCTGCAGGGGGCCAGTTCACGGTCGTCGGACACCGGCATCTCGGAGGTGGACGGCGCGGGACGACCGCCGGGCCGACGACGGTTTCTCGCGCTGGCGGTCGGGGCGATCGGCGCGGCCGCGGTGGCCGTACCGGGCGGACGTCGGCTGTGGGCACAGCGTGTGGCCGCGGCCCGGGCCGCGGTGGTTCTTCCGTCGCCGTCGAGCCCGGCAGCGCCATTGCCCGCCAAGGTCTCCGTCGGCGTGCCCGGAGTGGAGCCGTTCGTGACCAGTACCTCCAACTTTTACCGGATCGACACCGCTTTGACGGTGCCACAGATGGAACCCAAGGACTGGCGGCTGAGGATTCATGGCCGGGTGAAACGGCCGCTGACGCTGACGTACGAGCAATTGCTGACACGGCCGTTGGTGGAGCGCTACATCACGCTGGCGTGCGTGTCCAATGAGGTCGGTGGCGAGTTGGTCGGCAACGCGCGGTGGTTGGGGGTACCGATCAAAGATCTGCTGGATGAAGTCGAGCCGGATGACCGGGCGGATCAGGTGGTGAGCCGTTCCGTGGACGGCTACACGGCCGGTACACCGACGGCGGCGTTGCGCGACGGACGCGACGCGTTGCTGGCGGTCGGGATGAACGGGGAGCCACTGCCGGTCGAGCACGGATTTCCGGTCCGGATGGTGGTGCCCGGGCTGTACGGATACGTATCGGCGACGAAGTGGCTGACGGAGCTGGAACTGAGTCGTTTCTCGGACTTCAGCGCTTATTGGGTACGGCGGGATTACGCGGCGCTGGCTCCGGTGAAGACACAGTCGCGGATCGACACACCGGCTGCGGGCAAGCGTCTGAAACAGGGTCTGGTGATGGTGGCCGGGGTGGCGTGGGCGCAACATCGTGGGGTGTCCGCGGTAGAGGTCCGCGTGGATGACGGCCCGTGGCAGCAGGCACAGCTCGCGGCCGTGCCGTCGGCGGACACGTGGCGGCAGTGGAGCTGGCCGTGGCAGGCGACGCCCGGCGAGCATCGGCTGCAAGTACGCGCCACCGACAACACCGGCCAGGTGCAGACAGGACAGGTGCACAAGCCTTCGCCCGACGGGGCGACCGGCCGGCACACGATCAAGGTCACGGTTGCCTGAGCATTTCCCGCCGGGCGGGGGTTCGGTTCCCGCCTGAAGACTCGAATCTTCAAAGGGCTGCGGCTGTCGGCGCGGTGGGCGACCGGGCTGCTGATGGCGCCGCTCGTACTCACCGGACACCGAGGTGGCCCGCCGGCGGATGATCTTGAGGTCGGACAACCGCTCGCTACCAGCACGAGTAGGAGATCCACAGCGGCTCGCGAGCCTGCCCCCGACCTGGTCGGCACCGAGTACGGGCGCAAGGTGCCGCTGCCCGAGCACACCTGGCAGGAGGCTGGCTGGTGCCTCATGTTCGGGGCGATCCCGCGCATTCCCGGCAAGCGAGGTGACCCGTCGAGCAGGACGATCGGCATCCACCCGCGATGTGGTTGGACGGCGAATCGAGCGTTGTGCTCGACGCGGTCAGGAGGAAGGGAGGGAAGTGCGGCGATCTCGCCGTCGAGCCTGGGCCGGGGTCGGGCGCCCGCGCAGGGCAGCGGAGGCGCCCGCCTGCGCGTCGCGGTCCGGCGGCCCCGGCCCTCCCTCACATACCGATCCGCGCCGCGATGACCGGTGCCAGCCGGTCCGCGATGACGCGGTGCCCCTGGTCGTTGGGGTGGACCGAGTCCGTCAGGTCGCCCGAACCCAGCCAGCCGGTGGTGTCGACGAAGGAGACCCGGGAGTCGCCACCGTCGACGGCCGCCTTGACCGCCGCCTGGGTCTGCGGGACGTACCGGCCGCGGAAGGTCTGCAACGCGAAGATCCACGCCTGTGGGTACGCGGCGCGGACCTCCCGCAGCAGGCTGGTGTACGCCGTCTGGAACTGCGCGGAGCTGACCGCGTGGCCCACGTCGTTGGTGCCGAGGTTGATGACGACCGCGTTCGCCTGGTAGCGGGAGAAGTCCCAGTCGGGGGTGGCCGCGTTCGGGTTGAGCTTGGTGAACTGCCGCTCCAGGCCGACGCATCCGTCCGCCGCGGCGACCAGACAGGCGCCGCCTTGGGCGATCTGGGTGTGCTCGGTGCCGAGCCGTTCCCCGATCAGCCAGCCGTACGCGGTGCGGGCGTTCTGCGACGACGTCGTCCCCACCGTGATCGAGTCGCCGACGAACTCGATCAGCTTGCCGGGCGCCTGCGGTGCGAACGTGGTGGCGCCACTGTCGAGGACCAGTCCCTGAAAGACGGCGTCACCCCGGTAGGAACCGGCGACCACCTGGTAGTTGACCTGGAGGGTGTGGTTGCCGGCGGACAGCGGGGAGGGGGTCAGGTTCACGGTTCCCTTGACGTCGTCGTAGAACTTCACCGGGCCGTTGTCGATCCTCGCCCAGAAGTCGATCGTTCCGCGCTGCTTGAGCTGGACGGTCCGGCCGGTGAAGCCGACCCTGTAGTAGGCGCCCGCCCAGTACGGGGTGTAGGCGGTGGAGGTCTTGGTGTCCCAGCGGCCCACGAACTTGATGTTGGGGTCGCCGGGTTGGCCGGGAGCGGCCGCCAGGGTGGATGTGGGGCTGCCGAGTCGGGCGGCGATGACGGGGGCGAGGCGGTTCGCGAACTTGGTGTGGCCGGCCTCGTTGGGATGCCCGTTGCCGTCCTCGTAGTCGGTGCCGTCGGTCAGCCAGCCCGTGGTGTCGACGTAGTGCACCCTGCTGTCACCGGCGTTGGTGCGGGAGGTGACGGCTGCCCTGGTCTCGGTGACGTAGCGCTTCTTGAGCGTCTGCACGGCGAAGAGCTGCGCGTTCGGGTAGGTGGCGCGCAGGTCGGCGAGGAGCTTGGTGTAGGCCGACTGGAAAGAGGCGCCGGTCACTCCGTGGCCGATGTCGTTGGTCCCCAGATTGATGACGACGGCGTCCGCCCGGTAGCGGGAGAAGTCCCAGTTCTGGTCGCCCGTGCTCGCCGTCCTGAAGAACTGCGTGCTCAGGCCCGTGCATCCGGACTGGGCGACGAGGCAGTAGCCGGACCGGGCGATCTGGGTGTGGCGCGCCCCCAGTTGCTCGCCGGTCTTCCAGGCGTACGAGTCCAGTGCGAGCCGGTCCGTGAGCGCGCCGGCGGTGATGGAGTCGCCGACGAACTCGACGAGCCGGGACGGGGCGTTCGGCGCGACCGTGCGCGCACCGGGGTCCAGCACCAGGCCCTGGAAGACGGTGTCGCCGGAACGGTACGAAATGCGCAGGGTGTGGGTACCGGCGGACAACGGCTGGGGAGTGAGGTCCACCGTGCCGCGCACGCCGGGGTGGAAGACGTCGGGGCCGCCGTCGATGCTGGCGTACAGGTTGACCGCGTCTCTCGCCTTGACCTTCACCGTGGTGCCGGTGAAGGCCGTCTGCAGGTAGGCACCGGTCCAGGAGGGCACCGCCGCCGTGCCGGCGCTGGTGTCCCAGCGCCCGACGTAGACGATGTTGGGGTCGGAGACCGAGCCGTCACCTGGCGCGGCCTGGGCGGGGGAGCTCCCCGTCCAGGACAGCAGGCAGGCGACGAGAACGGCCGTGACGAGCGCAGGGAGGGTACGGGCGAGGTGGCGTAAGGAGGTGATATGGGGGGTGGCGTGGGGGGTGGTCTGCACAGGGGTCCCTTTCGGCGTGAGGTGGGAGCGCTCCCAGAAGCAGCCTTTCGAGAGAAGCAATGAAACGGTTCAGCGTCAAGGGTTCGCGTGAGGCAGGCAACTCACCGAC
The window above is part of the Streptomyces sp. NBC_00425 genome. Proteins encoded here:
- a CDS encoding QsdR family transcriptional regulator produces the protein MSQAQEVPPPLPPDEPVLRAAVAMFLRDGWIDARALAAEAGIGRATLYRRYGDRDRLIGEAIWAIATTEFAQIYPRSRGQGADKVADLVHAMLTTSAQLPAMRRFVADHPDTALRVMTSRDGVIQDRIVETVSRLIQSEIGEPDDIDAPTLAYAVVRVAESFYYRELLTGQPTDISAATTIIRRLLR
- a CDS encoding GDSL-type esterase/lipase family protein; translated protein: MQTTPHATPHITSLRHLARTLPALVTAVLVACLLSWTGSSPAQAAPGDGSVSDPNIVYVGRWDTSAGTAAVPSWTGAYLQTAFTGTTVKVKARDAVNLYASIDGGPDVFHPGVRGTVDLTPQPLSAGTHTLRISYRSGDTVFQGLVLDPGARTVAPNAPSRLVEFVGDSITAGALTDRLALDSYAWKTGEQLGARHTQIARSGYCLVAQSGCTGLSTQFFRTASTGDQNWDFSRYRADAVVINLGTNDIGHGVTGASFQSAYTKLLADLRATYPNAQLFAVQTLKKRYVTETRAAVTSRTNAGDSRVHYVDTTGWLTDGTDYEDGNGHPNEAGHTKFANRLAPVIAARLGSPTSTLAAAPGQPGDPNIKFVGRWDTKTSTAYTPYWAGAYYRVGFTGRTVQLKQRGTIDFWARIDNGPVKFYDDVKGTVNLTPSPLSAGNHTLQVNYQVVAGSYRGDAVFQGLVLDSGATTFAPQAPGKLIEFVGDSITVGTTSSQNARTAYGWLIGERLGTEHTQIAQGGACLVAAADGCVGLERQFTKLNPNAATPDWDFSRYQANAVVINLGTNDVGHAVSSAQFQTAYTSLLREVRAAYPQAWIFALQTFRGRYVPQTQAAVKAAVDGGDSRVSFVDTTGWLGSGDLTDSVHPNDQGHRVIADRLAPVIAARIGM
- a CDS encoding response regulator transcription factor; amino-acid sequence: MTVHILIVDDHPVVRFGLRGMLEAYEDLRVVGEAGSGDEAIVLASTTRPDVVLMDLRMPGTDGATATARIRQEHPGIRVLVLTTYEGDADILPAIEAGATGYLLKDTPIGTLTDAIRAAARGETVLAPPVAARLVTRLQAPAGEQLTPREVQVLGLVARGLSNSEIGRQLYIGEATVKTHLLRTFVKLGVNDRTAAVTVALSRGVLTSPHR
- a CDS encoding molybdopterin-dependent oxidoreductase; protein product: MSGIDIKTQMTDRPTPGRPPKQWYGELAGVAATALALGLGELVAAATGGPSAPLVAVGGVAVDAAPTPVKEFAVAVFYTYDKLALQAGIVLVLAVFAAFIGVLAMRRLWYGLAGVAVFGMIGVLASATRPSATWAYPLPTVAGALAAAGLLVLLRRTLPRRAAVSAQDLGDDTGPDTDVAAPGTHTPLQGASSRSSDTGISEVDGAGRPPGRRRFLALAVGAIGAAAVAVPGGRRLWAQRVAAARAAVVLPSPSSPAAPLPAKVSVGVPGVEPFVTSTSNFYRIDTALTVPQMEPKDWRLRIHGRVKRPLTLTYEQLLTRPLVERYITLACVSNEVGGELVGNARWLGVPIKDLLDEVEPDDRADQVVSRSVDGYTAGTPTAALRDGRDALLAVGMNGEPLPVEHGFPVRMVVPGLYGYVSATKWLTELELSRFSDFSAYWVRRDYAALAPVKTQSRIDTPAAGKRLKQGLVMVAGVAWAQHRGVSAVEVRVDDGPWQQAQLAAVPSADTWRQWSWPWQATPGEHRLQVRATDNTGQVQTGQVHKPSPDGATGRHTIKVTVA
- a CDS encoding sensor histidine kinase produces the protein MAVRSTVDFGYRYRVGWHVLVGAVAIPLAVAIAADVSVALGQRLLALGTLAVIVACYALVAPRAMENRDERWGAAYFAVLAVAFPLLLAIAPIAGALLFALCPQLFVMVARWRVRLPLLLVLYAELAWAMVARVGVSRYTLAMVGVTVLVPMTVTILVGAYLTGIREQNRKRAALIEELTLTRAALERAGHEAGVHAERERLAAEIHDTLAQGFTSILMLAQVARTTLLRDPTAADGQLDILEKTARENLAEARSLIAASAPVDLTGRGLADALDRLAARHTRDTGTRVEVSIVGERSGTSTGTDIALLRTAQEALANVGKHAAATTVRIELRHDSGLMALAVTDDGQGFDPATVRGGYGLLGMRTRASSFGGTCTVRSAPGQGTTVRVELPPAPAAQTARSLQPVLDFSSTPDN
- a CDS encoding DUF1295 domain-containing protein, which produces MPFAIYVVIFAALALQSDLTGFMVCNLLVQLAVFVVGACLPAHRTGFMSYVDVAWPWGLALVGVQVLAFGGLDSPVAVATAAIYLLMGMRMGAWALRFMVFKRLPGELPRYQYQRRRWERDGFRNEKVSLQVEIMVQCGANIAVLAVPAALATVRPAGLDVVSVAAIALWAVFWVFESVADLQKARFADRTRRDGARRTCDVGLWRYSRHPNYFGQWMQWSSLILLSLPVLIDRWPHHHIVFGLLTALALAWISWTTYNMLVHYTGAVPAEYFSRQRRPDYIRYQRVTNRFFPGPRRITHQ